Proteins encoded by one window of Chryseobacterium aquaeductus:
- the folE gene encoding GTP cyclohydrolase I FolE, giving the protein MVDFTDNDDDIFTGKEHTPIREDAFEKSPQEKIEKITELFGEIMETLGLDMTDDSLKDSPKRVAKMYVNEIFGGLLPENKPGISTFSNKYKYRQMLVEKDITVYSFCEHHFLPIIGRAHVAYISNGDVIGLSKINRIVDYYAKRPQVQERLTMQVVDALKEALGTKDVACIIDAKHLCVNCRGIKDTASSTITAELSGIFRTNPITRQEFLHYVGSHAKLD; this is encoded by the coding sequence ATGGTTGATTTTACCGATAACGATGATGATATTTTCACAGGGAAAGAGCATACGCCGATTCGTGAAGATGCTTTTGAGAAATCGCCACAGGAAAAAATAGAAAAAATAACAGAACTTTTTGGGGAAATTATGGAAACACTTGGTTTGGATATGACCGATGATTCATTGAAAGATTCACCAAAAAGAGTTGCAAAAATGTATGTCAATGAAATTTTCGGAGGATTGCTTCCTGAAAATAAACCCGGAATTTCTACTTTCTCAAACAAATATAAATACCGCCAGATGTTGGTGGAAAAAGATATTACAGTATATTCGTTCTGCGAACATCATTTTTTACCGATTATTGGTAGAGCTCACGTAGCTTACATATCGAACGGGGATGTGATCGGTCTTTCAAAAATCAACAGAATTGTAGATTATTACGCAAAAAGACCGCAGGTTCAGGAAAGATTGACGATGCAGGTTGTTGACGCTCTGAAAGAAGCATTAGGAACAAAAGATGTAGCCTGTATCATCGATGCAAAACACCTATGCGTCAATTGCAGAGGAATTAAAGACACGGCTAGTTCCACAATCACTGCCGAACTGAGTGGGATTTTCAGGACAAATCCTATCACCAGACAAGAATTTCTGCATTATGTAGGAAGCCATGCGAAATTGGATTAA